A stretch of Peteryoungia algae DNA encodes these proteins:
- the chrA gene encoding chromate efflux transporter: MSIVVGNPARITEIRPTFTELVSAFARIGLMSFGGPAAQIALMHRICVEEKRWIDEDRYLHALNYCMLLPGPEAQQLATYIGWLLHGVRGGMVAGLLFVLPGLAVILGLSSLYALYQEASLVTGLFFGLKAAVLAIVVEAVVRIGRRALKSGFHRGLAAAAFIALFFFSLPFPLVVLTAALIGLIHARGAPSAAVEISEEVRARPPLLGQLATLLFWVVVWLAPLPLLWLLVPETALPEVQTFFSKMALVTFGGAYAVLAYVAQVAVDHYAWLKPGEMLDGLALAETTPGPLVLVLSYVGFLAGFRQSGALDPLIGGLLGGVIAAWATFVPSFIWIFAGAPYIERLRGNRLLSAALSAITAAVVGVILNLAVWFALHVVFTRVEPVDLVSLAPLTLSVPLPVWSSLDWPALVIAMAAAVMIFRFHLGIGKTLIAAGLLGLAARFLL, translated from the coding sequence ATGAGTATCGTGGTGGGAAATCCGGCCAGGATCACTGAAATCCGGCCGACATTCACCGAACTGGTCTCGGCCTTTGCCCGCATCGGCCTCATGTCCTTTGGCGGTCCAGCGGCCCAGATCGCGCTGATGCACCGGATCTGCGTCGAGGAAAAACGCTGGATCGATGAGGACAGGTACCTCCACGCCTTGAATTACTGCATGCTGCTTCCCGGTCCCGAAGCCCAACAGCTCGCGACCTATATCGGCTGGCTGTTGCACGGCGTGCGGGGCGGCATGGTCGCCGGCCTGCTCTTCGTCTTGCCGGGGCTCGCCGTCATCCTCGGTCTGTCCAGCCTCTATGCGCTCTATCAGGAGGCAAGCCTTGTCACGGGCCTGTTCTTCGGTCTGAAGGCGGCGGTCCTGGCGATCGTCGTTGAAGCCGTGGTCAGGATCGGCAGGCGGGCCTTGAAGAGCGGTTTCCACCGCGGCCTCGCGGCGGCCGCCTTCATCGCGCTTTTCTTTTTCTCCCTGCCGTTCCCGCTCGTCGTGCTCACGGCCGCCCTGATCGGCCTCATCCACGCTCGCGGCGCACCATCCGCAGCTGTCGAGATCTCCGAGGAAGTCCGCGCAAGGCCGCCACTGCTTGGTCAGTTGGCAACACTGCTGTTCTGGGTCGTCGTCTGGCTGGCGCCCCTGCCGCTGCTCTGGCTGCTTGTTCCGGAAACCGCACTTCCCGAGGTCCAGACGTTTTTCTCCAAGATGGCGCTTGTCACCTTCGGCGGCGCCTATGCCGTGCTTGCCTATGTTGCCCAGGTCGCGGTCGATCACTACGCCTGGCTCAAACCTGGCGAGATGCTGGACGGGCTGGCACTTGCCGAGACGACGCCTGGACCGCTGGTTCTGGTCCTCTCCTATGTCGGTTTCCTCGCCGGCTTCCGCCAGAGCGGCGCGCTCGATCCCTTGATCGGCGGGCTGCTCGGTGGCGTGATCGCCGCCTGGGCCACCTTCGTCCCGAGCTTCATCTGGATCTTTGCCGGCGCCCCCTATATCGAGCGCCTGCGCGGCAATCGCCTGCTGAGCGCCGCGCTTTCGGCCATCACCGCCGCCGTGGTCGGCGTCATTCTCAATCTTGCCGTCTGGTTCGCGCTGCATGTCGTCTTTACCAGGGTGGAGCCGGTCGATCTCGTCAGCCTGGCTCCGCTGACGCTCTCCGTCCCTCTGCCGGTCTGGTCGTCCCTGGATTGGCCGGCTCTGGTCATCGCCATGGCCGCCGCCGTCATGATCTTCCGCTTCCATCTCGGCATCGGCAAGACGCTGATCGCGGCCGGTCTACTCGGGCTTGCCGCACGTTTCCTGCTCTGA
- a CDS encoding TIGR01459 family HAD-type hydrolase, producing MTRSITTLGDVTDAYDVILCDVWGVLHNGIDAFPLAGEALTAARKKGLTVVLITNSPRPAIGVIPQLRAIGVPDSAYDRIVTSGDVTRTLIAAGPKKVFLLGPERDLPLFDGLDVEIVSKEEADCVVCTGFFDDEVETPEDYRDMLTDFVARKVPLICANPDLVVERGHRIIPCAGAVAAFYTELGGETRIAGKPHAPIYAATLAAAKEARGDFDKARVLAIGDGMPTDVKGAIDAGLDLLYISGGIHAADYATNNVTDETRLQLFLEREKVAPQFWMHRLA from the coding sequence ATGACCCGCAGCATTACCACCCTCGGCGACGTGACCGACGCCTATGACGTCATTCTGTGCGACGTCTGGGGTGTCCTGCACAATGGCATCGATGCCTTTCCGCTGGCAGGTGAAGCGCTGACGGCCGCCCGTAAAAAGGGCCTGACAGTCGTGCTGATCACCAATTCGCCGAGGCCCGCCATCGGTGTCATCCCGCAGCTGCGCGCCATCGGCGTTCCCGACTCGGCCTATGACCGCATCGTCACATCAGGCGATGTCACCCGCACGTTGATCGCCGCCGGTCCGAAAAAGGTCTTCCTGCTCGGTCCCGAGCGCGACCTTCCGCTCTTCGACGGGCTCGATGTCGAGATCGTCTCGAAGGAAGAGGCCGATTGTGTGGTCTGCACCGGCTTCTTCGACGATGAGGTCGAGACGCCGGAAGATTACCGCGACATGCTCACCGACTTCGTTGCCCGCAAAGTGCCGCTGATCTGCGCCAACCCGGACCTGGTGGTCGAGCGCGGCCACCGCATCATCCCATGTGCGGGCGCGGTCGCCGCCTTCTACACAGAGCTTGGCGGCGAGACCCGCATCGCCGGCAAGCCGCATGCGCCGATCTACGCAGCGACACTGGCTGCGGCAAAGGAGGCCCGCGGAGACTTCGACAAGGCCCGCGTCCTCGCGATCGGCGACGGCATGCCGACCGATGTCAAGGGCGCCATCGATGCCGGGCTCGATCTCCTCTATATCTCCGGTGGCATTCATGCCGCCGACTACGCGACGAACAACGTGACCGACGAAACGAGGCTCCAGCTGTTCCTCGAACGGGAAAAGGTCGCGCCACAATTCTGGATGCACAGGCTGGCATGA
- a CDS encoding bifunctional riboflavin kinase/FAD synthetase — protein MTVFHRNEKKEPLPSALRGGVVAIGNFDGVHRGHQAVLKRALERAEALGVPALVLTFEPHPRTIFNPDKPVFRLTPPSLRARILEAMGFHSVIEYPFDREFSQRSAEDFVKSILGDWLGAREVVTGFDFHFGKGREGGPAYLMQAGSRHGFGVSLVDAFRDEGAEVISSSRIRGLIATGDVAEAAGLLGYRFTVEAEVMKGQQLGRTLGFPTANMHLPPEATLRPGIYAVRFRRPDGVIRDGVASFGYRPTVTNNGDPWLETFVFDFSGDLYGEVCSVSLFGFLRDEWKFEGLDPLVAQIHKDVEEAQALLSGVTPIGTLDAAIAF, from the coding sequence ATGACCGTCTTTCACCGCAACGAGAAGAAGGAACCGCTGCCATCAGCCTTGCGCGGCGGTGTGGTGGCAATCGGTAATTTCGATGGCGTGCATCGCGGCCACCAGGCCGTGCTGAAGCGTGCGCTGGAGCGTGCAGAAGCACTCGGCGTGCCGGCCCTCGTGCTCACCTTCGAGCCGCATCCCCGCACCATCTTCAATCCCGACAAGCCGGTCTTTCGCCTGACGCCGCCGTCCCTGCGCGCCCGCATCCTGGAGGCCATGGGATTCCATTCGGTGATCGAATATCCCTTCGACAGGGAGTTTTCCCAGCGCTCTGCGGAAGACTTCGTCAAGTCGATCCTGGGCGACTGGCTGGGTGCGCGCGAAGTCGTGACCGGCTTCGACTTCCATTTCGGCAAGGGCAGGGAGGGCGGCCCGGCCTATCTCATGCAGGCTGGCAGCCGACACGGCTTCGGCGTCAGCCTTGTTGATGCCTTCCGCGACGAGGGGGCCGAAGTCATTTCCTCGAGCCGCATCCGGGGCCTGATCGCCACCGGTGATGTCGCCGAGGCCGCGGGGCTCCTGGGCTATCGCTTTACGGTCGAGGCCGAGGTGATGAAGGGGCAGCAACTCGGCCGCACCCTGGGCTTCCCCACCGCCAACATGCACCTGCCGCCGGAAGCGACGCTGCGCCCTGGAATTTATGCCGTCCGCTTCCGCCGTCCCGACGGGGTCATTCGCGATGGTGTCGCGAGCTTCGGCTATCGCCCCACCGTCACCAATAATGGTGACCCCTGGCTGGAAACCTTCGTTTTCGATTTCTCCGGCGATCTCTATGGCGAGGTCTGTTCCGTATCGCTCTTCGGCTTCCTGCGCGACGAGTGGAAGTTCGAAGGCCTCGATCCGCTCGTTGCCCAGATCCACAAGGATGTAGAGGAGGCGCAAGCGCTGCTTTCCGGCGTCACGCCCATCGGAACGCTCGACGCAGCCATCGCCTTTTGA
- a CDS encoding YeeE/YedE family protein, which yields MTEFTPLMSFAGGLLIGLSALLLMLTWGRIAGMTAIVGGILPPLGADWSWKLAFLAGAILAPFALSLSGYVVEYAVPVSTAALVIGGLIAGIGVTFGSGCTSGHGICGMARLSRRSIAATVTFMAFAVLTVFLIRHVFGVTI from the coding sequence TTGACTGAATTCACGCCCCTGATGTCCTTTGCCGGCGGCCTGCTGATCGGGCTGTCTGCCCTTCTGCTGATGCTCACTTGGGGCCGGATCGCCGGCATGACTGCGATTGTGGGCGGCATCCTGCCCCCGCTCGGCGCCGACTGGTCCTGGAAGCTCGCCTTCCTCGCCGGCGCCATCCTCGCACCCTTCGCGCTGTCGCTCAGCGGATACGTTGTAGAATATGCAGTTCCCGTCTCCACCGCGGCCCTGGTGATCGGCGGGCTGATCGCCGGCATCGGCGTCACCTTCGGCTCCGGTTGCACCTCCGGACACGGCATTTGCGGCATGGCGCGCCTCTCGCGACGCTCGATTGCGGCGACGGTCACGTTTATGGCTTTTGCCGTTCTCACCGTCTTTCTCATTCGCCACGTCTTCGGGGTCACGATCTGA
- a CDS encoding DUF6691 family protein, with protein sequence MRFLIVFLIGALFGTGIALSGMANPAKVLNFFDLAGSFDPSLAFVMAGALSVAAPGYALLFRIRQKPLFDQSFRLPGASAIDARLIGGSAIFGIGWGIAGFCPGASIPALGLGHTSAAIFVAALLLGILIARRLARADFFADLARSG encoded by the coding sequence ATGCGCTTCCTCATTGTCTTTCTGATCGGTGCCCTTTTCGGAACCGGCATTGCCCTTTCCGGCATGGCAAACCCGGCCAAGGTCCTGAACTTTTTCGATCTCGCCGGCAGCTTCGACCCCAGCCTCGCCTTTGTCATGGCCGGTGCGCTGTCGGTCGCCGCTCCGGGCTACGCACTGCTCTTCCGTATCCGGCAGAAGCCGCTCTTCGACCAGAGCTTTCGCCTGCCAGGAGCGAGCGCCATCGATGCAAGGCTGATCGGCGGCTCAGCAATCTTCGGAATCGGTTGGGGCATTGCCGGCTTCTGTCCCGGCGCCTCGATCCCAGCGCTCGGCCTCGGTCACACCTCGGCGGCGATCTTCGTTGCGGCCCTGCTTCTCGGCATTCTGATCGCCCGAAGGCTCGCCAGGGCAGACTTCTTTGCCGACCTTGCCCGGTCAGGCTGA
- a CDS encoding BrnA antitoxin family protein yields the protein MAMTPRRPVNPKDAAEALFRPAKKPAAPVVERRAAPDVKELVSIKLDSAVIEHFQKDGPGWQDRINDALRAVVERDGGE from the coding sequence ATGGCCATGACGCCGCGCAGACCCGTGAACCCGAAGGATGCCGCGGAAGCCCTGTTCCGCCCCGCGAAGAAGCCGGCAGCCCCGGTCGTCGAGCGCCGCGCAGCACCCGATGTCAAGGAACTGGTCTCGATCAAGCTCGACAGTGCGGTGATCGAGCATTTCCAGAAGGACGGCCCCGGCTGGCAGGATCGCATCAACGACGCCCTTCGCGCGGTCGTCGAGAGGGATGGTGGCGAATAA
- a CDS encoding type II toxin-antitoxin system RelE/ParE family toxin has translation MIVRWTRQAIHDRASIFEYIVEKNPVAALAIDNTFEQAVIQLGQFPHSGKIGLVPGTRELLPHPSYRLIYEVTNGKLAILAIVHASRQWPPTDRD, from the coding sequence ATGATCGTTCGATGGACGCGCCAGGCCATTCATGACCGCGCTTCCATCTTCGAATACATCGTGGAAAAAAATCCGGTTGCCGCACTGGCCATCGACAATACGTTCGAACAGGCGGTCATTCAGCTTGGTCAGTTTCCCCATTCGGGTAAAATCGGCCTGGTCCCTGGCACTCGCGAGCTTCTGCCGCATCCCAGCTATCGCCTCATCTATGAGGTGACTAACGGCAAGCTCGCCATCCTCGCGATCGTCCATGCCTCACGGCAATGGCCACCGACTGATCGCGACTGA
- the ileS gene encoding isoleucine--tRNA ligase produces MTDTPEKIDYSKTLFLPETEFPMRAGLPQKEPEMAAKWKEMGLYKRLRASAAGREKFVLHDGPPYANGNIHIGHALNKVLKDVITRSFQMRGFDSNYVPGWDCHGLPIEWKIEEKYREKGKDKNEVPVNEFRKECREFAQGWINIQSDEFRRLGIEGDFDNPYTTMAFHAEARIAGELLKIAMSGQLYRGSKPIMWSVVERTALAEAEVEYAEVESDTIWVKFPIVEGASDLKSASVVIWTTTPWTIPGNRAISYSSKIEYGLYEITEATNDFGPQPGEKLIFAKRLAEDAAAKAKVTFNLVRDVTGAELAAITCAHPLADLGYTFAVPLLDGDHVTDDAGTGFVHTAPSHGREDFEAWMANVRALEARGIDTKIPFPVDDAGFYTEDAPGFGPSAEGGAARVLDDNGKKGDANKRVMDALIKANNLFARGRIKHEYPHSWRSKKPVIFRNTPQWFVYMDKDLADGTTLRTRALSAIDQTRFVPAGGQNRLRAMIEQRPDWVLSRQRAWGVPICVFADAEGNVLQDEKVNARILEAFEKEGADAWFAEGAKERFLAGEHDGDTWQMVSDILDVWFDSGSTHTFTLEDRPDLKWPADVYLEGSDQHRGWFHSSLLESCATRGRAPYNAVVTHGFTMAEDGRKMSKSLGNTVTPQEVMSQSGADILRLWVMNTDYWEDQRLGKTIIQTNIDSYRKIRNTVRWMLGTLAHDHGDEIAYADLPELEKLMLHRLAELDQLVRKGYDEFDFKRIVRALSDFANVELSAFYFDIRKDALYCDAPSSLKRRSALFVIRKLFDCLVLWFAPMMPFTTEEAWLSRDPKAESVHLEQFPVIPADWSNEAVAEKWKKVRTVRRAVTGALEIERKEKRIGSSLEAAPVVHVGDADLLKALDGLDFAEICITSDISVVSGEGPNEAFRLDDGTRVAVEPKLAEGTKCARSWKITRDVGSDADYPDVSARDAQALRELAARG; encoded by the coding sequence ATGACCGATACCCCTGAAAAGATCGACTACTCCAAGACCCTCTTTCTGCCCGAGACCGAATTTCCGATGCGCGCCGGCCTTCCCCAGAAGGAGCCGGAAATGGCGGCGAAGTGGAAAGAGATGGGTCTCTACAAGCGCCTGCGCGCATCTGCCGCCGGCCGCGAAAAATTCGTCCTGCATGACGGCCCGCCCTATGCCAACGGCAACATCCATATCGGCCATGCGCTGAACAAGGTGCTGAAGGACGTCATCACCCGCTCTTTCCAGATGCGTGGTTTTGACTCGAACTACGTGCCTGGCTGGGATTGCCATGGTCTTCCGATCGAATGGAAGATCGAGGAAAAATATCGCGAGAAGGGCAAGGACAAGAACGAGGTCCCGGTCAACGAATTCCGCAAGGAATGCCGTGAGTTCGCGCAAGGCTGGATCAACATCCAGTCGGACGAATTCCGCCGTCTCGGCATTGAGGGCGATTTCGACAATCCCTACACCACCATGGCCTTCCACGCGGAAGCCCGCATTGCCGGCGAACTCTTGAAGATCGCCATGTCCGGCCAGCTTTATCGCGGCTCCAAGCCGATCATGTGGTCGGTCGTCGAGCGCACCGCGCTCGCCGAAGCCGAAGTGGAATATGCCGAGGTCGAGAGCGACACGATCTGGGTGAAGTTCCCGATTGTTGAGGGCGCCTCGGATCTGAAGTCGGCCTCCGTCGTCATCTGGACCACCACGCCCTGGACCATCCCGGGCAACCGCGCGATCTCCTATTCCTCGAAGATCGAATACGGCCTTTACGAGATCACCGAAGCCACCAATGATTTCGGCCCGCAGCCGGGCGAAAAGCTCATCTTCGCCAAGCGCCTCGCCGAAGATGCAGCAGCCAAGGCCAAGGTGACCTTTAACCTCGTTCGTGACGTGACCGGTGCCGAGCTCGCAGCCATCACCTGCGCCCACCCGCTGGCCGACCTCGGCTACACCTTCGCCGTCCCGCTGCTCGACGGCGACCATGTCACCGATGACGCCGGTACCGGTTTCGTCCACACGGCCCCGTCGCACGGCCGCGAAGACTTTGAAGCCTGGATGGCAAATGTCCGCGCGCTCGAAGCCCGGGGCATCGATACGAAAATCCCGTTCCCGGTCGACGATGCCGGCTTCTACACCGAAGACGCCCCCGGTTTCGGCCCGTCCGCCGAAGGCGGTGCCGCTCGCGTGCTCGACGACAACGGCAAGAAGGGCGACGCCAACAAGCGCGTCATGGACGCTCTCATCAAGGCGAACAACCTCTTTGCCCGTGGCCGCATCAAGCATGAATATCCGCATTCCTGGCGCTCCAAGAAGCCGGTCATCTTCCGCAACACGCCGCAGTGGTTCGTCTACATGGACAAGGACCTCGCCGACGGCACGACGCTGCGCACCCGCGCACTCTCGGCCATCGACCAGACCCGCTTTGTCCCCGCTGGTGGCCAGAACCGCCTGCGCGCCATGATCGAGCAGCGCCCGGATTGGGTTCTCTCGCGCCAGCGCGCCTGGGGCGTGCCGATCTGCGTCTTCGCCGATGCCGAAGGCAATGTGTTGCAGGACGAAAAGGTCAATGCCCGCATCCTCGAAGCTTTCGAGAAGGAAGGCGCAGACGCCTGGTTCGCCGAAGGCGCCAAGGAACGCTTCCTGGCCGGCGAGCATGACGGCGACACCTGGCAGATGGTGTCAGACATTCTCGACGTCTGGTTCGATTCAGGTTCGACCCACACCTTCACCCTGGAAGACCGCCCCGACCTGAAATGGCCGGCAGACGTCTATCTCGAAGGCTCCGACCAGCATCGCGGATGGTTCCATTCCTCGCTGCTCGAAAGCTGCGCCACCCGTGGTCGCGCGCCCTACAATGCCGTGGTCACCCACGGATTTACGATGGCCGAAGACGGTCGCAAGATGTCGAAGTCGCTCGGCAATACCGTCACGCCGCAGGAAGTGATGAGCCAGTCGGGTGCCGACATCCTGCGTCTCTGGGTGATGAACACCGACTACTGGGAAGACCAGCGCCTCGGCAAGACGATCATCCAGACCAATATCGACAGCTACCGCAAGATCCGCAACACGGTTCGCTGGATGCTCGGCACGCTCGCCCATGACCATGGCGACGAGATCGCCTATGCGGACCTGCCGGAACTCGAAAAGCTGATGCTGCACCGTCTGGCCGAACTCGACCAGCTCGTGCGCAAGGGCTACGACGAATTCGACTTCAAACGCATCGTCCGCGCTCTCTCGGATTTTGCCAATGTCGAGCTCTCGGCCTTCTACTTCGATATCCGCAAGGATGCGCTCTATTGCGACGCCCCGTCGAGCCTGAAGCGCCGTTCGGCCCTCTTTGTCATCCGCAAGCTCTTCGATTGCCTCGTTCTGTGGTTCGCGCCGATGATGCCCTTCACCACGGAAGAGGCATGGCTCTCGCGGGATCCGAAGGCCGAGTCGGTTCATCTGGAACAGTTCCCGGTGATCCCGGCCGACTGGTCGAACGAGGCGGTGGCCGAGAAGTGGAAAAAGGTCCGCACGGTGCGCCGTGCCGTGACGGGCGCACTGGAGATCGAACGCAAGGAAAAGCGCATCGGCTCCTCGCTGGAAGCGGCCCCGGTCGTTCACGTCGGCGATGCGGATCTTCTGAAGGCCCTCGACGGCCTCGACTTTGCCGAAATCTGCATCACCTCGGACATCTCCGTTGTCTCGGGTGAAGGCCCCAATGAAGCCTTCCGTCTGGACGATGGCACCAGGGTCGCCGTCGAACCGAAGCTCGCCGAAGGCACGAAATGCGCCCGCTCATGGAAGATCACCAGGGATGTCGGCTCCGATGCCGACTATCCCGATGTTTCGGCCCGTGACGCCCAGGCTCTGCGCGAGCTTGCAGCGCGCGGATAA
- a CDS encoding GNAT family N-acetyltransferase, whose translation MPFSIRPATPEDAATILGFITELAIYEKAGHEVEAATETIRASIFGEGSVTEAVILEADGQPAGFAVWFHSYSTWQARNGLYLEDLYVSPDYRGSGAGKLLLKHLARIAVERGCGRFEWSVLDWNEPAIRVYDAVGAEPQTEWIRYRLAGRKLEDFAAAE comes from the coding sequence ATGCCCTTCTCCATCCGTCCTGCCACACCTGAGGACGCCGCCACCATTCTCGGCTTCATTACCGAACTCGCCATCTATGAAAAGGCGGGGCATGAGGTGGAGGCGGCCACGGAGACGATCCGCGCCTCGATCTTCGGCGAGGGGTCTGTGACCGAGGCGGTGATCCTGGAGGCCGATGGTCAGCCTGCGGGATTTGCGGTCTGGTTTCACAGCTATTCCACCTGGCAGGCGAGGAACGGCCTCTATCTGGAGGATCTCTATGTCTCGCCGGATTATCGCGGCTCGGGTGCCGGCAAGCTGCTTTTGAAACATCTCGCGCGCATTGCGGTGGAACGGGGTTGCGGTCGCTTCGAATGGAGCGTGCTCGACTGGAACGAGCCGGCGATCCGCGTCTATGACGCTGTTGGTGCCGAACCGCAGACGGAATGGATCCGCTACCGGCTGGCCGGCCGGAAGCTCGAGGATTTCGCCGCCGCCGAGTGA
- a CDS encoding nucleoside deaminase, whose translation MGKTNGFMEAAFEEARAAGERGEVPIGAVVVRDGRIIGRAGNETRALNDVTAHAEILAIRRAAAILGDERLVEADLYVTLEPCTMCAAAISFARMRRLYYAAADAKGGAVENGVRFYRQPTCHHVPEVYSGIRESEAADMLRGFFQDRRD comes from the coding sequence ATGGGGAAGACAAACGGCTTCATGGAGGCAGCCTTCGAGGAGGCTCGCGCCGCCGGCGAGCGCGGTGAGGTTCCGATCGGCGCCGTGGTCGTGCGCGACGGCCGGATCATCGGACGGGCCGGCAACGAGACGCGGGCGCTGAACGATGTGACCGCCCATGCCGAAATTCTCGCCATCCGCCGTGCGGCTGCAATCCTAGGCGACGAAAGGCTCGTCGAGGCCGATCTCTACGTCACGCTTGAGCCTTGCACGATGTGCGCTGCGGCAATCTCCTTTGCCCGGATGCGGCGACTCTATTATGCTGCCGCAGACGCCAAAGGCGGGGCGGTGGAAAACGGCGTGCGCTTCTACCGACAACCGACCTGCCACCACGTTCCTGAAGTCTATTCCGGCATTCGCGAGAGCGAGGCTGCCGACATGCTCCGGGGCTTCTTCCAGGACAGGAGAGACTGA
- a CDS encoding pseudouridine synthase: MTFKDKSKRPAGKPSDRSGKPQTRKPSAASADKPASKPVRAPRTEAAAGDDTMKPERISKLLARAGVASRRDIERMIMEGRVAVNGKVLETPVLNATLADKIEVDGQPIRGIERTRLWLYHKPAGLVTTNADPEGRSTVFENLPEELPRVMSIGRLDINTEGLLLLTNDGGLARVLELPTTGWLRRYRVRAYGEVDQPALDALKEGIAVDGVLYGAIDATLDRKQGHNVWITMGLREGKNREIKNVLGALGLEVNRLIRVSYGPFQLGDLPEGKVQEVRGRMLRDQLGPRLIEESKANFDAPIYAHGVETDEEDAPAAPAKKPGREAKPEWSREERPADKKRAAPKDWSDKGDRRERALGRLDTRRDDGKPGDKFADKPKRPAGNTKSRTANVWMAPGARPLGEKAAAAAARRKPDPRGPKPTERFDDRPTSTVQITRARDEEGDWIRADGPDQKPGGRDGGRDGGRGGKPGGFGARPPRRDGDDRAPRREGSDRGPKRDFGDRAERAPRREGDDRGPRKDFGDRGPRKDFGDRGPRKPFGDKPDRPRTERFTPDRARDDRPRDARPRDEHPRGERPAGDRPFGDKPRGARPAGDRSFGDKPAGKSFGKPAGKPSGKPAGKSFGGKPGGGKSFGGKPGGRPAGGPRSGGPGGKPTGGSRGAPKGKR, encoded by the coding sequence ATGACATTCAAAGACAAGTCCAAGCGTCCGGCGGGCAAGCCCTCCGACCGCAGCGGCAAGCCGCAAACCAGAAAACCGTCCGCAGCCTCCGCAGACAAGCCCGCGTCGAAGCCCGTTCGTGCGCCACGCACCGAGGCAGCGGCCGGCGACGACACCATGAAGCCCGAGCGCATTTCCAAGCTGCTCGCCCGCGCCGGTGTTGCATCCCGTCGTGACATAGAGCGCATGATCATGGAAGGCCGCGTGGCCGTGAACGGCAAGGTGCTCGAAACCCCCGTGCTCAACGCGACGCTGGCCGACAAGATCGAGGTCGATGGCCAGCCGATCCGCGGCATCGAACGCACGCGCCTCTGGCTCTATCACAAGCCGGCCGGCCTGGTGACGACCAATGCCGATCCGGAAGGCCGCTCGACGGTTTTCGAGAACCTGCCGGAAGAACTGCCACGTGTGATGTCCATCGGCCGTCTCGACATCAACACCGAGGGCCTGCTGCTGCTCACCAATGACGGCGGCCTCGCCCGCGTCCTGGAATTGCCGACCACCGGCTGGCTGCGCCGTTACCGCGTGCGTGCCTATGGCGAAGTCGACCAGCCGGCGCTTGATGCGCTGAAGGAAGGCATTGCCGTCGACGGCGTGCTCTACGGCGCGATCGATGCAACGCTCGACCGCAAGCAGGGCCACAATGTCTGGATCACCATGGGTCTGCGCGAAGGCAAGAACCGCGAGATCAAGAACGTGCTCGGCGCGCTTGGCCTCGAGGTCAATCGCCTGATCCGTGTCTCCTACGGTCCCTTCCAGCTCGGCGACCTGCCGGAAGGCAAGGTCCAGGAAGTGCGTGGCCGCATGCTGCGCGATCAGCTCGGACCCCGCCTGATCGAGGAATCCAAGGCCAATTTCGACGCCCCGATCTATGCCCATGGCGTCGAGACCGACGAAGAGGATGCACCCGCTGCGCCGGCCAAGAAGCCTGGCCGCGAGGCAAAGCCGGAATGGAGCCGTGAAGAGCGCCCGGCAGACAAGAAGCGTGCTGCGCCGAAGGACTGGTCCGACAAGGGCGACCGCCGCGAGCGTGCGCTTGGGCGCCTCGACACCCGTCGTGACGATGGCAAGCCCGGCGACAAGTTTGCCGACAAGCCTAAGCGCCCGGCGGGTAACACGAAGAGCCGCACCGCCAATGTCTGGATGGCGCCCGGCGCCCGTCCGCTCGGCGAAAAGGCTGCCGCAGCGGCCGCCCGTCGCAAGCCCGATCCGCGCGGTCCCAAGCCCACAGAGCGCTTTGACGACCGGCCAACCTCGACCGTCCAGATCACCCGTGCCCGGGACGAGGAAGGCGACTGGATCCGCGCTGACGGTCCGGACCAGAAGCCCGGTGGTCGGGATGGCGGTCGCGATGGCGGCCGTGGTGGAAAGCCCGGTGGCTTCGGTGCCCGTCCGCCCCGTCGTGACGGTGACGATCGTGCGCCACGTCGCGAGGGTTCCGATCGTGGCCCCAAGCGTGATTTCGGTGATCGTGCCGAGCGCGCCCCGCGCCGGGAAGGCGACGACCGTGGTCCGCGCAAGGACTTCGGCGACCGCGGCCCCCGCAAGGATTTCGGCGATCGCGGTCCTCGCAAGCCCTTCGGCGACAAGCCGGATCGTCCGCGCACGGAACGGTTCACACCGGATCGCGCCCGTGATGACAGGCCCCGTGACGCCAGACCCCGTGATGAACACCCCCGGGGCGAGCGTCCGGCCGGCGACAGGCCTTTCGGTGACAAGCCGCGCGGCGCGAGACCCGCGGGCGACCGCTCCTTCGGCGACAAGCCTGCAGGCAAGTCGTTCGGCAAGCCGGCGGGCAAGCCCTCAGGCAAACCGGCCGGCAAGAGCTTTGGCGGCAAGCCCGGTGGTGGAAAAAGCTTCGGCGGCAAGCCGGGTGGACGCCCGGCCGGTGGCCCACGCTCCGGCGGCCCGGGTGGCAAACCCACCGGCGGCAGCCGCGGTGCCCCGAAGGGCAAGAGGTAA